ATTAAAGGACAGATTTTACAGGTGCGGCTCGGGgttggagggggtctggttcagtaaGACCAGGGGCTGTAGGGGGGCTGGTTTAGTGACCACAGGATTTTTAAgtcacattttaatttaaacaaaacacattttcccccTAATAATgtttaataattaattaaatttctttttttaatatttcactgttCTTGGATACATATCTGAAGTATAAAATGTCTCATGATGACGATATTatagattacatatttttttgacggcaaagacattaaaaagcaatgtgaatatataaatatatttttttaagtcgATCTCAAAAAGTcactgatttctgtttttttgttcctttaaatatttattgagATCATAATGTCAAAAAAATACACTATTTTTCAAtatacaaaaaaacagaaaaaaaaactggatgtaATTTCTCTTTGCTGACTCGAAAACATTGAAATCAGACATAaatcacatttcagtgttttgactTTTCCTCACTGGACGAGAGATGCTACTTTAACGGTTTCTATTCTTCATGATTAATTGATCGTAGCAGTTATCTCTACATTAATTGAACCAGATTAACTCTTacaaaaagatttatttaaCCTCTCAGCATGTCGAGTGGTGAACGTCTGGACTCTTCTCCACCTTTAAAACCATGAAACTGATCTGATTTCACTAAACGCAGTAAGAAGAGCAGATTTAAAGAACAGAATTAAAACAGTTTCTTCTCGAAAAACAACTTTCAGTCTGGTGAAACGTTCCTTCAGAGTTAAAGTCTGAACAGACTCTAGGATTAAAACATTCCGTCTGTTCGGCAGATGGTCGTCACGCTGCAAGTCTTCAGATAAACAATCAACAATCAATCACTAGTTGTGGGAAAACATGAGTTCTGACTGCGCGCTGCGACTAAAATGTTAGAAACATTTTTACCGCCGGTCACTCTCCAGCACGGGCAGGAAGGGCAGGTCGGTGCTGCCCAGGTAGGTCCTCCCCCGGTGCTGGAACACGTCGCTGATGGCCCAGGTCAGGCGGCCCTCGGGGTCGTGCAGTGACCCCACGACCTCCCCGTCCGGTCccagctccaggaccagagcgtagcgcggcagcagcaggttgtaccagctgagaggaaccagctgcagacacagagacaggcgACGTTTCAAACCgtccgcctgcagctccaggcaggACCGCCGGGGGCGCCGCTGCGTCACTCCTCACCTTGGCCAGGAAGCGTTTGAGCGCCGGGTACGGAGCGATCAGGTCCAGGAAGGGCGGCAGCGGCCTCCGGAAGCGAGGCGTCGTTATGCCGACCAGGAAGGTCCCGTGGTCGCTGAGGCGGATGTTGTCGGGGTAACCGATCATGTTGTCAAGGACGACCTCCGAGGAGCCGGCCTGAGGTCCCTTCAGCCAatacctggacacacacacacatcagcagattgtgtgtgtgtgtgagtgtgtgtgtgtgtgtgtacctcagGATCCGCCCCATGCTGGTCTctgccagcagcaggaagtcttCGTCCGGCGACAGCGCGATGCCGTTCGGCATGAAGAGCGAATCCAGCAGAACGTTGACGGTTCGAGTCCGAGGATCGAAGGAGAGGAGACGACCGAGAGCGTTGAGCTCGatcacctggaacacacacacacacacacacacacactctgaccttACTTCTGCTCCACAAGTGTAAAAagcctgaaaagaaaaaaattatttttgattGGAAAATCCAGGATTAAACCTGCCCCTGATTGGATGATCCTGAATTAAACCTGCTCCTGAATGGAGGATCCCGGATTAAAcccgcccctcctccctcctcttcctggtcTCACCTCCAGTTTGACGTGTCTTCGTCCCCAGCGACTGGACGAGTCGGTGAAGTAAATTATCCCGGTTTGGGAGGAAATCTCCAAACCGTTGAGAAAAGCGAAGGGAACGCCGCCGGCGCCTGAGAGGACAACAGAAGAGCTCCagctgtaatctgattactttgaGATCCAGGTTACacaatgatgtgtgtgtgtgtgtgtgtgtaaatgtctcCTCCTCCGCTTAGATTAAGAATGATGAAGGGTTTAATGCCCTCAGTTTAGACTTGTAGGTCCACCATATTCCCTCAGTGGAAGCTGGGATTATGCCCTCAGTTCTGACTGGTAGGCTGAGTTTACCCTGTGAGTTGGCCAGCAGGAGGGTCTTCTCTCCGCTGTGGGGGTCCACGCTGTGCAGACCCAGGTAGGAGTCGGCCACGATCAGCTGACCGCCGCGGTCCAGACGGACGCCGTGAGGGCGGCCGCATAGCGGCTCCAGGTCAGAGCTTCTGcctgcaagcacacacacacacacacacacagagacacacacacttcaaaaacaGCGTCAGAGTTGTGTCCTtgagttttaatttgaaaaactcGAACCGCATTCAGGCAGATTCTGTCCCATATGTGTGATGAGTGTGAGGCTGTCATCAGGACCGATCCGCCACAGCTTCCCGTCCACCGTCCCCGTGTACACATtacctgagacacacacacacacacacacacacacacacacacacacacacacacacacacacaccactggtTTTGTGCATTTTATGTAAATCAGTCTTTGTCACTGTATTAATTCGAACTTGAGTGATGAAGCCTTTAATTTCATCTCTGAGCTACAGTTTGCTTCCACTCTCTTTTCACCGTCTCGCTGGTTGATCCTcctgtttctcttccttcttgatatttaaatgtttttttaattaatctaaACTGTAGCAGAGCAGAAACATGTGAGACTTTGAGCCCTGAAGCTGAACGCAGCGTTCTGATCGGCTCCCAGCGAGGCCGGCTCACCGTCCTGGTCCGCAGTGAAGGATTCTGGTCCGTGCAGCTCCCCGGCGAACAGCCTGCGGCCCGCCTGCAGCCGCGTGTTGACGGCCAGCGGGCCCTCGAGGGCCGGAGGAGGCCCCTTCAACCTGAGGTCAGGGGTCGGAGGATGAAGCTTCTCTCCTCGTCAGACTCGTGACTGAGATGAAAACCAAACGCTCACCGGTGCGGCTTCGGGTCGATGGGAGACGGCAGCAGGTAGAGTCCAGCGGAAACAGCCAGCAGCGCCACCAAGAGGGACCGCCTCCAGAACCCGAGCCAGGAGAACCTGAGGCAGGGGAACCAGGCAAGGGAAGAGATGAGATTAATACTCAATCACACTGAAGTGCGTTGATCtgcctgcagctctcattcAGACATATTTTAGCCATTTAATCCTCTTCTAAGAACGACCCTCAGAGTTTCAGTACATCTCCTGAGAAGATAATAATGTGAAcattaatattaaaataatgatGGATTCAGTTCATATCGTTCGGCTCGAAGGTTTTCTTCCTGACTGTCATCAATGAAAATCACCAGTTTGGAAGAAACTAACTAATGAAAAGATAGAAAAGACACTTTTCTGCATGATGATGTAAAAAAACAGGCATTTTACTGCAGAGCGGTTCAGTTCTGCTGCTATCTGCATAGGCtgcagtgacctttgaccctgtgTGAGAGCTCTCAGGTTTCTAATGAATCCTTCATAtgtgaaggaaaacactgaatgcTGATCTGGTGTGTGGAATCAGGAATAAAACTTCTTTAAATACAGAAActtcaaatttgaaaaacttcaacactgaaaacagaaaaaaacgtGTTGCTGCTGTGTCCCATTTTACAGCCACGTTTCTTTAAATATAAACTCTTTATCTCATCACTGCGTTCACGCTGTGATCGACTTTCATGCTTCGTATCTCCAGAAAGGCTTAACTGATAAGAGacgcacagaaaacacactttaaccAGAAGTATTGATCAACCACAgggccctgaacgcaccatcacaACACAGACTCACAAACaattaaaactaaaatcaaataaagaagTTCTTATTACGAACGTCACATAATTTTAATCCTAAAATctaaaaagattttttaaattagaattctgattttcagaacattttgaGGGCATTTTTTGAGGATATTTGCTAAATAAAGTCAtaaaacagacaacagaagctcctggaaaaaaaaaacatttaaaggttttaaaaaggTTCTTAAATCTCCaaacagacatttaaaagttttttaaaaCCCCTTATGTCGAGGTCAGTGAAGAttagaagcatttttttttttatttcaatgagATTTTTTGACGCTTTTCCAGCTCGAGCGGACACTGCCAAAATAGAATGCTCTTCGGAGTGCTTCCGGTGAATTTccggtgacctttgacctacTTTGCGAACTATTAATTCCCGATCAGAAGCAATCAAATCGAATCTTTTGACTCACATGTCGATCAGCTCTCCGCGCGCGGCTCCTCCGGCTCGTCCACAGCGACTCAAACCTCCGCGCGCGCTCACGCTGCTCAAAGGGGGCGAGCGCGTCCTGCGTGGACCTTCACAATAAGAGCTTCTCCGTTTCCAGGAAAAACCTCAGAAATGTGAAACTGCCTGGGAGAGATTTTATGTAGTTTTGTctcttcagaaaagttttcacGTTTTTTAATTAGTACAAAAGAAACTTTCAAATCAACTTTTAAATCTCAACTTTTAAATCTCAGTTTAAAATCAGAAAACTTTTCCTTTTGGCTGAATTTAATTTATCGGATTAATCAAACTCTCCATAAAGTCTCAGAATCAAAAGACTCAGAGGGATCAAGAGTTGAAATTTAAATATCAAAAAGTTAATATGAAAGTacaaaacagattaaaaaataaaatgcttcaAGATGGCTGAAAAAAATGACGAAAACCtctaaatatgtaaaaataaaactagCAAAAGAAATTTGTAACTGCTGAATATGTCAAAAAATGCTGAAactcagaaaagaacaaaatggGTAAAAATGGTTCAAATAACTAAAATGGTAAAACTGCAatattaaacagctaaaactgtACTACTGTTTAGAAAGAAGCTAAAACAGTTTATTAAATGGTTAGAAAAGGCTGAAACtgttggaaaatgtaaaaaaaaatggataaaggCTAAATACattacaaacaaaaatgttGCTGCAATAGTAAAAGCTGCAAAAGACTTTTTACAGAGTTAAAGTCGAAAATTCctgaaatggttaaaaagttgaacaaaCTGCAAATTAtgtcaaaacagctgaaactgtatttaaaaaaattgccaaTTAAGCAAAAAATCTGCTTAAGAAGGTTAAAagaatgatgattttttttttcctttgaaagaGGTTCAAGCTGTTTCCTGTCTGGGCTGAAGTCCTCCTCAAAcccccccacaacccccccccccccccccccccccggggtcaggcggaggacaggaggaggagctcggAGCTCCACTGTGTTCCAAACTGCTCAGACACACAATAGAAAGTGGACAGAACCAAATAAAGAGCTTTGATCGCTTCAGCAGCAGAAGGTCGATtcaaaaaacactcaaattatggaaaatggtgaaaacagcttcaaaacagaaagatttcaaaaaagtttgaaggtttaaacaagtaaataaa
The sequence above is drawn from the Salarias fasciatus chromosome 17, fSalaFa1.1, whole genome shotgun sequence genome and encodes:
- the LOC115404516 gene encoding adipocyte plasma membrane-associated protein: MFSWLGFWRRSLLVALLAVSAGLYLLPSPIDPKPHRLKGPPPALEGPLAVNTRLQAGRRLFAGELHGPESFTADQDGNVYTGTVDGKLWRIGPDDSLTLITHMGQNLPECGRSSDLEPLCGRPHGVRLDRGGQLIVADSYLGLHSVDPHSGEKTLLLANSQGAGGVPFAFLNGLEISSQTGIIYFTDSSSRWGRRHVKLEVIELNALGRLLSFDPRTRTVNVLLDSLFMPNGIALSPDEDFLLLAETSMGRILRYWLKGPQAGSSEVVLDNMIGYPDNIRLSDHGTFLVGITTPRFRRPLPPFLDLIAPYPALKRFLAKLVPLSWYNLLLPRYALVLELGPDGEVVGSLHDPEGRLTWAISDVFQHRGRTYLGSTDLPFLPVLESDRR